The Pirellulimonas nuda genome includes a region encoding these proteins:
- a CDS encoding sigma factor: MPKPPQATQSDRSAAFVTLLAASERQLAGFVLALLPNFADADEVLQETKLRLWEQFDGYDPSQSFDAWARSVAYFQILTKRVDLRAGGQKRHAGQRRDNRKRIGRHQLQLDRAERAGVVHRPQRVGVRPRRRN, encoded by the coding sequence ATGCCCAAGCCGCCGCAAGCAACCCAGTCCGACCGATCGGCGGCGTTCGTGACGCTGCTGGCCGCCAGCGAACGACAGTTGGCCGGGTTTGTGCTGGCGTTGCTGCCCAACTTCGCGGACGCCGACGAGGTGCTGCAAGAAACCAAGCTCCGGCTGTGGGAGCAGTTTGACGGCTACGACCCCTCCCAATCGTTCGACGCCTGGGCAAGGAGCGTCGCCTACTTTCAGATCCTCACCAAGCGAGTTGACCTCCGTGCCGGGGGACAAAAACGCCACGCCGGCCAACGGAGGGACAACCGGAAACGGATCGGTAGACATCAATTACAATTGGACCGTGCTGAGCGCGCCGGGGTCGTTCACCGACCTCAGCGAGTTGGAGTTCGACCGCGACGGCGAAACTGA
- the pgl gene encoding 6-phosphogluconolactonase: protein MRVGIAADHGGLSLKLELAQWLRDAGHEAVDFGANELCSEDDYPDFVLPLAEALAAGRIERGVAVCGSGVGASIAANKVAGVRAALIHDVFSAHQGVEDDDMNIVCLGGRVIGPSLAMEVVTAFLGARFTHAERHLRRLGKVLEQERRTGASAGRGAEVEIYDDVDAVSAAAARLFLAEAQKAVALRGRFCVALSGGETPRRTFELLAKPPYRDSVPWPQVHVFWGDERCVGPDDPRSNYRMARLALLEQVPIPTSQVHPIDGSVDHATGAQRYDALLSAQFPEGVRFDLVMLGLGEDGHTASLFPGVAALDEQRQLAAGVPAPVPGPDRVTLTAAALNTARTAAFLAAGAAKAEVLQAVLEGPKTPARLPSQLIRPTRGGLLWLVDRAAARAVEHLAAEPHSSANHYNLMLNPS from the coding sequence ATGCGAGTCGGGATCGCCGCAGACCATGGGGGGCTGTCGCTGAAGTTGGAGCTCGCCCAGTGGCTGCGTGACGCGGGGCACGAGGCAGTCGACTTTGGCGCCAATGAGCTCTGCTCGGAGGACGACTACCCCGACTTTGTCCTGCCACTCGCCGAGGCGCTGGCCGCGGGTCGGATCGAGCGCGGCGTGGCGGTTTGCGGCAGCGGCGTGGGCGCCTCGATCGCCGCGAACAAAGTGGCCGGCGTCCGTGCGGCGCTCATCCACGACGTGTTTTCTGCCCACCAGGGGGTGGAGGACGACGACATGAACATCGTTTGCCTGGGTGGGCGGGTGATCGGGCCCTCGCTGGCGATGGAGGTAGTAACCGCCTTCCTCGGCGCACGCTTTACGCACGCCGAGCGCCACCTCCGACGGCTGGGCAAGGTGCTGGAGCAAGAGCGACGCACGGGCGCCTCCGCCGGCCGCGGGGCCGAGGTAGAAATCTACGACGATGTCGACGCCGTGAGCGCCGCGGCCGCGCGGCTGTTCCTGGCCGAGGCGCAGAAAGCGGTGGCGCTGCGGGGGCGTTTTTGTGTGGCCCTCTCTGGGGGGGAGACCCCGCGCCGCACGTTCGAGCTGCTGGCCAAGCCCCCGTATCGCGACAGCGTGCCTTGGCCCCAGGTGCACGTGTTCTGGGGAGACGAACGCTGCGTCGGGCCCGACGACCCCCGCAGCAACTACCGCATGGCGCGGCTGGCATTGCTAGAGCAGGTGCCGATCCCCACGAGTCAGGTCCACCCGATCGACGGCTCGGTCGACCACGCCACGGGCGCTCAGCGCTACGACGCGCTGCTCAGCGCCCAGTTCCCCGAGGGCGTCCGCTTCGATCTGGTGATGCTGGGGCTGGGGGAAGACGGGCACACCGCGTCGTTGTTCCCCGGCGTGGCGGCGCTAGACGAACAACGTCAGCTAGCGGCCGGCGTGCCGGCGCCCGTGCCGGGGCCCGACCGGGTAACGCTCACCGCGGCAGCGCTGAACACCGCCCGCACCGCGGCGTTCCTGGCCGCCGGCGCCGCCAAGGCGGAGGTGCTGCAGGCCGTGCTCGAAGGCCCCAAGACCCCCGCCCGGCTCCCTTCGCAGCTCATCCGCCCCACGCGGGGGGGGCTGCTGTGGCTAGTCGACCGGGCCGCGGCCCGCGCGGTCGAACACCTGGCGGCAGAGCCGCACAGTTCGGCCAACCACTACAACCTCATGCTGAATCCCTCTTAG
- a CDS encoding PEP-CTERM sorting domain-containing protein — protein MTQSVPEPRSFALVALAGLACAAGLLRRTRVAPAPCVALLLAATAAMLLPAQHAAAAVVTWGPATAISTGPGNSSDVVFGDVVEAFTATTPNSPQAGMNVTVNGVTFVATSSLLPTSLLATNDFSTTTNGGDPEYDQLVSTLSYGGGGDPFTITLGDGDGDTSVLGSGLLTVGKQYQIQLWFVDSRNTRVMQFGDGNGNTVDLDDQFAIGAFIADATTQDITLDAVGFGNAHFTAYVTTGELELPTVTVNTLTGAVVLSNPTSKTFDMDLYRLSGPAGSLNPAGWNSLEDATPNQGQDLAEFPRGDGQGNGWEVLGTPGSTSLAEAFLGGSSELGIGDSISLGNAFDTQGPGANALSFEFRSPTGLVLNANIEYVSTQVAGDYNGNGLVDAADYTVWRDSLGATGAGLAADGDGNNVVNQLDYTYWKSRFSNTAALGGVDAAPVPEPAAATLALIGLAGAMGLTRRRRKGPRTRTPGLDATTFVAANVTSKVPTWVLWPGNVNKDGAVNSGDVALFVAG, from the coding sequence ATGACCCAAAGCGTCCCCGAACCAAGATCGTTCGCGCTGGTAGCGCTTGCCGGCCTGGCCTGCGCGGCCGGGCTGCTCCGCAGAACGCGCGTCGCCCCCGCGCCGTGCGTAGCGCTGCTGCTCGCGGCCACAGCGGCAATGCTCCTGCCGGCTCAGCACGCCGCAGCGGCGGTAGTCACTTGGGGGCCGGCCACGGCGATCAGCACGGGGCCCGGCAACTCGTCGGACGTCGTCTTCGGCGACGTGGTCGAGGCCTTCACGGCGACAACGCCCAACAGCCCGCAGGCGGGGATGAACGTGACCGTGAACGGCGTTACGTTTGTGGCGACCTCTAGCTTGCTGCCGACATCGCTGCTCGCGACCAACGACTTTTCTACGACCACGAACGGGGGCGACCCGGAGTACGACCAACTAGTAAGCACCCTCTCCTACGGCGGCGGCGGAGACCCCTTCACGATTACTCTTGGCGACGGCGACGGGGACACCTCCGTGCTCGGGTCGGGGTTGTTGACCGTGGGTAAACAGTACCAGATCCAGCTCTGGTTTGTGGATAGTCGGAACACCCGGGTGATGCAGTTCGGCGATGGCAACGGCAACACGGTCGACCTCGACGATCAGTTCGCCATTGGCGCCTTCATCGCGGACGCAACGACCCAGGACATCACCCTCGACGCGGTCGGCTTCGGCAACGCCCATTTCACCGCCTACGTGACTACCGGCGAACTCGAGTTGCCCACCGTCACGGTCAACACCCTCACCGGCGCCGTTGTGCTTTCCAACCCAACGTCGAAGACGTTCGACATGGACCTGTACCGCCTGTCGGGGCCCGCCGGATCGCTCAATCCCGCAGGCTGGAACAGCCTAGAAGACGCGACCCCCAACCAGGGCCAGGACCTGGCCGAGTTCCCCCGCGGCGACGGCCAGGGCAACGGCTGGGAAGTGCTGGGCACGCCGGGCTCAACCTCGCTGGCCGAGGCGTTCCTGGGCGGCAGCTCGGAGCTGGGGATCGGAGACTCCATCTCACTGGGTAACGCCTTCGACACCCAAGGCCCCGGCGCCAACGCCCTCAGCTTTGAGTTCCGGTCTCCTACCGGCCTCGTCCTCAACGCGAACATCGAGTACGTGAGCACCCAGGTCGCCGGCGACTACAACGGCAACGGCCTCGTCGATGCCGCCGACTACACGGTGTGGCGTGACTCCCTCGGCGCCACCGGCGCGGGTTTGGCGGCGGACGGCGACGGGAACAACGTGGTGAACCAGCTCGACTATACGTACTGGAAGAGCCGCTTCAGCAACACCGCCGCCCTGGGGGGTGTTGACGCGGCGCCCGTCCCCGAGCCGGCGGCAGCCACGCTCGCCCTGATCGGCCTGGCGGGGGCCATGGGGCTGACCCGGCGCCGGCGGAAAGGGCCAAGGACGCGGACCCCCGGGTTGGACGCAACAACGTTTGTCGCCGCCAACGTCACAAGCAAGGTCCCTACCTGGGTACTCTGGCCGGGGAACGTGAACAAGGACGGCGCTGTGAATAGCGGCGACGTGGCGCTGTTCGTGGCGGGGTGA
- a CDS encoding sulfatase-like hydrolase/transferase: protein MFAPTRLFQRAVAAVGLLTLGVWVGLAAGQKPNILYIIADDMSADAVSFAALQASLGNGASQAGSINTPTIDALANQGTTFVNAYNQGGWSGAVCVTSRTAIMTGRSMWNAPGSNQAGSAVDNANTLPGLFNAAGYDTARFGKSGNDYNNATNTFTTHSESDQRGETASQWFADQGIAYLNGKVQANDSDPYLLYLGLSSPHDPRNAPQSFLDLHGAKNGSPAPSAPLSGYDPLPSAYLGAAPFDNGHLNVRDENSVDGAGQNRDERTIRNEISKNHAVIEYMDSQIKRVIDTALEYEGLTPGVNDISDLQNTLIVFTSDHGMSIGRHGLVGKQNIYEHTLRVPYIVAGAVGGVPVNTGVSDKNIYLHDSLPTLLDLAGVATDPSVQAESFAAALSTDQATRDAFAGHEVVYGAYSPSPSNHIQRSVKMVDGAEAWKVIHYPQINRTQLFNLTSDPDETDDLSHDPQYTAVLNELAETMDEQQAQWNDPARGQLGRIGINMAYGKTATQSSGASAGMAVNGAGAVQSTLPGGIGGGTTLVRTDAAQTGVEDNPWWMVDLGSSQTIGEIALHNTLDNDAALRLSDIRVEILDPAMNPVYASGLLTINGSDDWLTIDLNNNAKVGQYVRVTRESAASVLALDEVQVFTPGWVAPPDPQAGEVNIQWRSAQNTAGLGDLTLAKSGNIVAAYTGGPSDVVVDGVSFVVNNLPNGSASEALQGASSGDAPYDGLLDSFTYGGGTQTSLEFTGLTAGKLYAVQAWFTDLREAVDGRTMTFASALGNSVDVVGNPAGPNPPDYLGQYAVGMFVATEETARVLLETNGFGNAHYNAALAFEPRLGDLSDVTGVTGRPDGAIDANDWRILRDNMFSDAAVGLSPIEAYLLGDLTLDGVIDIDDFSAFKAAYLSQAGATPEGFAALTSVPEPAGLAAIVVGCLAALVGYRR from the coding sequence TTGTTCGCACCTACTCGCCTCTTCCAACGGGCGGTTGCCGCCGTGGGTCTGCTGACGCTTGGCGTCTGGGTCGGCCTGGCCGCCGGCCAGAAGCCGAACATCCTGTACATCATCGCAGACGACATGTCGGCCGACGCCGTGTCGTTCGCGGCGCTCCAGGCGTCGCTTGGCAACGGGGCCAGCCAGGCGGGCAGCATCAACACGCCCACGATTGACGCCCTCGCCAATCAGGGGACGACGTTCGTCAACGCGTACAACCAGGGTGGCTGGAGCGGCGCGGTCTGCGTGACTTCGCGGACGGCGATCATGACCGGCCGCTCGATGTGGAACGCCCCCGGCTCCAACCAAGCCGGCTCTGCGGTCGACAACGCCAACACGCTGCCGGGCTTGTTCAACGCGGCCGGCTACGACACGGCGCGGTTCGGCAAGTCTGGAAACGACTACAACAACGCCACCAACACGTTCACCACGCACAGCGAGAGCGACCAACGCGGCGAAACCGCCAGCCAGTGGTTCGCCGATCAAGGGATCGCCTACCTGAATGGCAAGGTCCAAGCCAACGACTCCGACCCCTACCTGCTCTACCTGGGGCTTTCGAGCCCGCACGACCCCCGCAACGCGCCTCAGTCATTTCTAGACCTGCACGGCGCCAAGAACGGCAGCCCCGCCCCGTCGGCGCCGCTGAGCGGCTACGACCCGCTCCCCAGCGCCTATCTCGGCGCCGCCCCGTTCGACAACGGCCACCTGAACGTCCGTGACGAGAACTCCGTCGATGGCGCCGGCCAGAACCGCGACGAGCGGACGATCCGCAACGAGATCAGCAAGAACCACGCCGTGATCGAGTACATGGACAGCCAGATCAAGCGGGTGATCGACACGGCCCTGGAGTACGAGGGGCTAACCCCCGGCGTGAACGACATCTCCGACCTCCAGAACACGCTGATCGTCTTCACCTCGGACCACGGCATGTCGATCGGCCGGCACGGGCTGGTCGGGAAGCAGAACATCTACGAGCACACGCTCCGTGTCCCCTATATCGTCGCGGGCGCGGTGGGGGGCGTGCCGGTGAACACCGGCGTCAGCGACAAGAACATCTACCTCCACGATTCGCTGCCGACGCTGCTCGATCTGGCCGGCGTCGCTACCGACCCCAGCGTCCAGGCCGAGAGCTTCGCCGCGGCCCTCAGCACGGACCAGGCGACCCGCGACGCGTTCGCCGGGCACGAAGTGGTGTACGGCGCGTACTCCCCGTCGCCGAGCAACCACATCCAGCGCTCTGTCAAGATGGTAGATGGCGCCGAGGCTTGGAAGGTCATCCACTACCCCCAGATCAACCGCACGCAGCTCTTCAACCTTACGTCAGACCCGGACGAGACCGACGATCTATCGCACGACCCCCAGTACACGGCCGTGCTGAACGAGTTAGCCGAAACCATGGACGAACAGCAGGCCCAGTGGAACGACCCTGCCCGCGGGCAGCTAGGGCGGATCGGGATCAACATGGCCTACGGCAAGACGGCGACCCAGAGCTCCGGCGCTAGCGCCGGCATGGCCGTGAACGGGGCGGGCGCCGTCCAGAGCACGCTGCCCGGCGGCATCGGCGGGGGCACAACCCTGGTCCGCACCGACGCGGCCCAGACCGGCGTAGAAGACAACCCCTGGTGGATGGTCGACCTCGGGTCCAGCCAAACCATCGGCGAGATCGCGCTGCACAACACCCTGGACAACGACGCCGCGCTGCGGCTCAGCGACATCCGCGTAGAGATCCTCGACCCGGCGATGAACCCCGTCTACGCCTCGGGGCTGCTGACGATCAACGGCAGCGACGATTGGCTGACGATCGACCTGAACAACAACGCCAAGGTCGGCCAGTACGTCCGCGTGACGCGGGAGTCGGCCGCTTCGGTCCTGGCCCTCGACGAGGTGCAGGTCTTCACGCCCGGCTGGGTCGCGCCCCCCGACCCGCAGGCGGGTGAGGTCAACATCCAGTGGCGGAGCGCCCAGAACACGGCCGGTTTGGGGGACCTGACGCTGGCGAAATCGGGAAACATCGTCGCCGCCTACACGGGGGGCCCCAGCGATGTGGTAGTAGACGGCGTGTCGTTTGTCGTGAACAACCTGCCCAACGGCTCGGCGTCGGAGGCCCTGCAGGGGGCCTCGTCGGGCGACGCCCCCTACGACGGGCTCCTCGATTCTTTCACATATGGAGGGGGGACCCAGACGTCGCTAGAGTTCACGGGGCTGACCGCGGGCAAGCTCTACGCGGTGCAGGCGTGGTTCACGGACCTGCGAGAAGCGGTGGACGGACGCACCATGACGTTCGCCTCTGCCCTGGGCAACTCGGTAGACGTGGTCGGGAACCCCGCCGGTCCGAACCCCCCGGACTACCTGGGGCAGTACGCGGTGGGGATGTTTGTTGCGACCGAAGAAACGGCCCGGGTGCTGCTTGAGACGAACGGCTTCGGCAACGCCCACTACAACGCGGCGCTCGCCTTCGAGCCGCGACTGGGCGACCTCTCGGATGTGACGGGCGTCACGGGCAGGCCCGACGGTGCGATCGACGCCAACGACTGGAGGATCCTCCGCGACAACATGTTCTCCGACGCCGCTGTCGGCTTGTCCCCGATCGAAGCCTACTTGTTGGGAGATCTCACGCTGGACGGCGTGATCGATATCGACGACTTCAGCGCGTTCAAGGCGGCCTACCTGTCCCAAGCGGGCGCCACGCCGGAAGGCTTCGCCGCGTTGACCTCCGTTCCAGAACCCGCCGGCCTGGCCGCGATTGTGGTGGGGTGCCTGGCCGCGTTGGTGGGCTATCGTCGGTAG
- a CDS encoding alpha-L-fucosidase, with protein sequence MMMNRRDFIQAGVAAAACGAIARSDSAWSQAPAASRAVGSTPSYLSDVSELYQQDPRKAAVQWFRDAKFGLFLHYGLYSLLGRHEWVQYKEKIRVAEYAKLVDRFRADRFDPDRITDMALDAGMKYINLTTRHHDSFCLFDSKYTDFKSVNSPAKRDFVGEFAEQCAAKGLGFYLYYSHGRDWRHPHAPNNGDWGGAARPDYDPRESHYKYGDEHDLQVYVEFMHNQITELLTNYGPIGAIWLDGHATPASRPNKMGQFKCQELYDHIHALQPQVLVSYKQGLLGTEDFRAPERNWKGESDVPLEICDTLQPHGWGYTKADDGKHKSADQVMQMLKSAEKSRANLLLNSGPMPDGSIPPEDVKALEQVGQRLRRRQANPGS encoded by the coding sequence ATGATGATGAATCGACGCGACTTTATCCAAGCGGGCGTCGCCGCCGCCGCCTGCGGCGCCATCGCTCGCAGCGACTCCGCGTGGAGCCAAGCCCCCGCCGCCAGTCGGGCCGTCGGCTCGACGCCGTCGTACCTCAGCGACGTTTCGGAGCTCTACCAGCAAGACCCCCGCAAGGCAGCGGTGCAGTGGTTCCGCGACGCCAAGTTTGGCCTGTTCCTTCACTACGGGCTCTACTCGCTGCTGGGCCGCCACGAGTGGGTGCAGTACAAGGAGAAGATCCGCGTCGCGGAGTACGCCAAGCTGGTCGATCGCTTTCGGGCCGACCGCTTCGACCCCGACAGGATCACCGACATGGCGCTCGACGCCGGCATGAAGTACATCAACCTAACGACGCGGCATCACGACAGCTTCTGCCTATTCGATTCGAAGTACACGGACTTCAAGAGCGTCAACAGCCCCGCCAAGCGGGATTTCGTCGGCGAGTTCGCCGAGCAGTGCGCCGCCAAGGGGCTCGGGTTCTACCTGTACTACTCGCACGGGCGCGACTGGCGGCACCCGCATGCCCCCAACAACGGAGATTGGGGCGGCGCCGCCCGTCCCGACTACGACCCTCGTGAGTCGCACTACAAGTACGGCGACGAGCACGACCTGCAGGTCTACGTTGAGTTCATGCACAACCAGATCACGGAGCTGCTGACCAACTACGGGCCCATCGGCGCGATCTGGTTGGACGGCCACGCGACCCCGGCGTCGCGGCCCAACAAGATGGGGCAGTTCAAATGCCAAGAACTCTACGACCACATCCACGCGCTCCAGCCGCAGGTCCTGGTGTCGTACAAGCAGGGCCTGCTCGGCACAGAAGACTTCAGGGCGCCTGAACGGAACTGGAAGGGCGAGTCCGACGTGCCGCTAGAGATCTGCGACACCCTCCAGCCGCATGGCTGGGGGTACACCAAGGCGGACGACGGCAAGCACAAGTCGGCCGACCAAGTGATGCAGATGCTCAAGTCGGCCGAGAAGAGCCGCGCGAACCTGCTGCTCAACAGCGGCCCCATGCCGGACGGTTCGATCCCTCCGGAAGACGTGAAAGCCCTAGAGCAGGTCGGCCAGCGGTTGCGACGCCGGCAAGCCAACCCCGGGTCGTGA